AGACGATCAAGGACGGCGTCGCGGTACTGACCATGAACCGGCCCGACCGGCTGAATGCGATGTCGCGCCCGATGCTGGACGCGATGCTGGAGGCCCTCCATCGGCTGGCGGATGACCCGGCGGTGGGCGCGGTCGTGCTCACGGGCGCGGGCCGCGGCTTTTGCGCGGGCGGCGACGTCAAGGCCATGGCCGAGGGCAACGAGCTCGGCGGC
This genomic window from Candidatus Methylomirabilota bacterium contains:
- a CDS encoding enoyl-CoA hydratase-related protein, with the translated sequence MTTDLLETIKDGVAVLTMNRPDRLNAMSRPMLDAMLEALHRLADDPAVGAVVLTGAGRGFCAGGDVKAMAEGNELGG